The genomic interval AGTTCCTACAGGTACGTGAAAGCAATTTGATCAAATAACTTAATAGTGCAGGCTTAAATTTTGGACAAGCTGCAAAAACAGATTATGAGCTCTGGCAGGAAATAAGATTTCATTGAGAGCTGTAAAATAAATTCACTAATTCAGACATCCCAACAGTTCCAGTTAAATATCTAAATCTGCAGGTTTTCCAGGATGTATCGGAACCTTATCTTCCACATACAAACGCAGTAGCAAGTAGGGAAATATAATGATACTGGACTAAGAAAATGTTCagcatatttttacataatCTACATCAGATATGTAGATTATATTAACATTTCAAGTTGTTGTTTCCTGTTGTATGTACAGTATTCAGGAAGAAGAGAATGTCTAGATGTTGGGTTAATGTATGCatgttcattattttatattactgTATTTGTAACACTACAGGAATAAATGTCACATTTCTCTGTAGTGCAAATGCAGCTAGATGTATTACACAATTACAAATATGGGCATCAGCCCGCAATTCAGTGCATTTCTAGTTATAATGGTTAAGAACTTAGTGATATGCCCCTTCTATTAACTGGGCTACGCATAACAGAAATGCATGCAGTCACCCTCTTTTTTCTAATGGCTTTTCTTTTTGCCATCTTCTGCCGTCTCTCTTCTGCCATAGCTGCAGTCTGTGCTGGGCTGAGCTGCGCTTGGTATTTTTGCATATCAAGTTTGTATTGCTCCTTAGATGCCAAGGATGCTTCTTCAAAGGGCTACAAGACAATAACACATTGCAAAACATATCAGTTATTAGGCAATGCTGTTGTTATAAGCTTATTTAGGATGCCAAACGAAACCAGAGAGATTTTCAAGAGGAATTCATATTTAAAGAAAACCATTATGTTTAGCAGCATACCTGATGAAACTTTTGATATCaaagtcatttttaaaagaGCAGTAAATACCCAAACCTCTACACAATAAATAGACATGGCTGTTACAGGGCACACTCAGTCAGACTTACTCGCTTTTGCTCTGGTGTGAGCGTCCGCCACTGCTGTGCTATCTTTCGGACAATGTCAACGATTTTGATATCTGAAAAGGAGTGGACAAACTTTTCAGTTAGGGATAACTACATATAGTACAAACACAGACCAGTGGGACTGTAGAGGAGCACTACAATTTACCTGGATTTTGTTTGACAACATCAGGCTGCTGAGCCTTGACATAGTGCATATATGCGGTTAGTGGTCTTTTTGGAGGACCCCCAACTGTCGTGCTAAAGTGTTTTAAAGTTGGAACTATGCAGGCGCATCTGAAAatcaagcacaaaacacaattAAGGATCATTCATTTTCCTAGACATTTATACACCactatacatacattttctattACCTTAATTAAACATTATAACATGATGGGAGTTTAAAAATTGAGCTCTACAACATCAGCAGCTACTTTGGGCTATATTTGTGTGTAACCCAGCAATAGCCCAGTCACAGTCCAGTTGTGGAAAAATTTGGGTTGGCCGAGTcgcatacatttttaaataaaccaaCCATTATCTATTGTTACTGTTCACCTAACCTAACCTAATCTGATACTGAGTATGACCTAACATGCCTTAATATTTTTAGAAGATTCATTAattgggggtggcacggtggcgcacaggtagtgttgcagtcacagctccagggtccctgTGTCTCCGGAGCCCAACAGGAATTTCTGGGTGCCAGggcatcacatactcacacacttgcacatgcACACCAGTGGGCAATTTCTAACAACATGTAGTTTTCCTAGAGATAGAGAAAactagagcacccagaggaaaccaacacatatactgggagaacacactccagGACTGTAATTTAACCAAAGTGATCAGAATCCTGTAGCTGTGTGGATACATGCAACGCCACCCCTATCATCATGCCATATAAAATCTTAGAAGACATGTAAATTTGCTGGTTGTTTTGAAGAGTATGTAAAATAGATATATTTCTGTTGGCACCAACACAACTGTGAAATCTGACATTTTCATATTACATTAAAACACCAACAAGATGACGTTTTATGACGTAAAAACCCCTGCCTGGAAATGGGTATGTTCAGCCATAATGTTTTCTACTTATTTTGCTCATGTGTCTTCTAGTGTATAAATAAAACCAGACAGATTTGTTAACTAGGCAAATAATCTTGAGTTTACTTAATGTGGCTTCTCGCTTTAAGGATACAATAGAAACAAACTATTTTAAATTGAGCTTGAAACTGCAGGTTTAGCAATtagcttttaaaatatttggctTGTTTTGTGCAAGTGGCTACAATTCTATTTAGTTGTTTTATTCTATACCTCCTAGGGCATGCATAAATCCAGTTTTGTATATGGTTAAAACTCAAAACGTAGTATACAAATATACACAGTGACAGTAGTTACAATAAACATGCATTAGACAATCTTATCGGTCTGTGCTATTGTAGTGGTCTATAACTCTTATCCTAAATCCCTGCCAATGACCTCCAGAGGCCAAGCACGCGatccacaacaacaaacacagccGTTACGGTCCGGAGGCCgtttttcaaacaaattttCTCTGGGGCACAATAACCTTGCACTGTTATCATtgctaaaattatattttaaaattgtattctTATTATTTTAGTTCATTTGGGCCAgtcaaaaaatgtaataaaatccCCTCGTGCATCTTTAACGCCACTGAGGagaatatgatttttaaaaataagtttcaccgACACAAATATCCCTTTAAGTGCACGATGCTAACTGTCCGTAAAGCAACCCTGTAACAGCTAGCTATATAAGAGCCTACGCCTCTTCTGATCACACACGAAGTTGATGTAATACGTGTAAAAGCTAGACCAGGCTAAAGCGGCGGGTGTGTGTTTTACCTCACAGCAGAAGCAGTGGAGAACAAACCCAAAGACTTCACCAAAACACTGCCAACAGACATTAAACAGAACGGAGCCATAGTGGAAATCGGAGAACC from Hoplias malabaricus isolate fHopMal1 chromosome 3, fHopMal1.hap1, whole genome shotgun sequence carries:
- the tfam gene encoding transcription factor A, mitochondrial translates to MAPFCLMSVGSVLVKSLGLFSTASAVRCACIVPTLKHFSTTVGGPPKRPLTAYMHYVKAQQPDVVKQNPDIKIVDIVRKIAQQWRTLTPEQKRPFEEASLASKEQYKLDMQKYQAQLSPAQTAAMAEERRQKMAKRKAIRKKRELSHLGKPKRPRTPFNIFMAEHFEEARGTTMQGKLKSLLEDYSDLLASQKQVYVQLAEDDKVRYKNEIKAWEEHMVEMGREDLIRRKEKTRKKAAASKGKKKARVTVLRAKAPAKKTAAKKNTAAQPTTISTATKPKK